Within Thunnus thynnus chromosome 15, fThuThy2.1, whole genome shotgun sequence, the genomic segment aTACCCTCTGGTTTGCTGCTTTGTGGAGAaggattcatactgcagcaggatcATAACTCCAAACACATCTTAaagctttgcaagaactacTTGAAGACCAACAAAGACCAAGGAGTCCTGACTGTCACGGACTTTCTtccacagtcacctgacctcaaccccaatGAATGAACTTATGGGGGCACTTGAAAACTGAGAAAGCCGAGCATCGTGTGACAAATTACAAGAAGCTCATGCTGGGATAACATGAGTCATCGGGTTTTGCATAAATTTGTGGGGTCATGCCAGCTTGAGTGCATGCTGTCATTTCAGCAAAAGGGTGATATATTCAGAAGATATTCTGAAATtcatggaaatatttcaaagaattcactcaaattgttaagctgatattatcatttgtaaggaaaaaaatagtattagtagtatttgTCTTGTACTTGTTGATAGTAGTCGTTACACCGCAGAAACTTAGAGCAACGGACTGAGGAGTATGACACGACTGTTCTAGTACTGATGGATttagtgctgtggaaatgtacattaCACTGAATTCATCAAGACATCAAGTAGACAGAGAGAAAGTTCCTAATAACAGCGAATCAAAGCAGGAGCAAAtcataaaactaaaatattttgatatatgtaaatgagaaataattaaaattctCTCCTATAAACCTGTTTCCAGTGAACGCCTGGTTGTTTCTGCAGTTGAAGTAATAAAGGCCCAGTACGCAATTTGAGAATGTAGAGTAACTCACAGGGTTGATGGCCTTGGGTATAAAATAAGAAAGCATAAAACACTCAAACTTACATGGTCTGCACACCAGGTGAAGTAAAGGTAAGCCAACGTAAACAGGTGTGTGATCGTCAATAAAGACCAAGAACCTGGAAAATCAAATGATGTCTTATGTTTAATCAAATCTTTACTACAGTGTTCGGTAtaatttctaaaaatgtttgcatTCTTAAAGATAAATTTATCACAAACATTTCATCCATCGGGGATAGTGTTTCCATATATTCAGGGATAAGCACACCCTTAAACACTCACCTTAAGCGGTTCTTTCTGCTGGGGAGCTCTGCCAAAATACCAGGCCTGAACCGGAACTTGTTATCCTGACACCTGACCACCACTCGAGCACCGACATACAGCTGCTCCAGCTTTGGTGGATGGTCAAAGGCGATGTGGTGTCCAGATACTAGGCTCTTCCCCTTCTCTTCAAAACTAACCTTGTACTTCAACCGTCCATcttctgcaaagaaaaaaatgtcaatgaacGGCAGCTACATTTTTGTATATAAAGTACATTTCTGACAAGGTCCTtacttttcattctttctctctttatttctgtatGAGATAATGTATCTATACTGACAATGGGACGCCTAAGatcacaaaataattatgtatCAGTGTTTTCAAAAAGCTAAACTTTCTGAAACTGCAGCTGTTTCCACCTTTGCGTTAGTAGAAAATTGTTTTAGTGAAAATCCATCCAGATCTTTTGGCTGTACTGAGCATATAGCACTTGTATTACACTGCATGGGTACTTGCAGTGATTTTACaggtttccttttctttttttactgttctTTTATTGGGCTTGTGATCAGCGCTGGATCAGTAACGTTTAAGGAATTAGTTTTGGTGTAGATCTGATGGGGACAGTAGCCTTAAAACTGCAGTGTCTGTGTCATAAgatcaattatttttatttgattagcAAATACATATACTTTAAAGCTGTCTCTTGAGTCGTCTAAATTTCCCTCACTTGAATGTAGCATACTGTATCAACTACATGCTcttacaatataaaacacaggCGGATCCTTCCACATTTTGACTATTGTAGGTCAGAGTAGAAgaattacaattaaaaacaaagggTAAAAGTACAGATATTTCTCACTTGGctcaaaaaaaaggaaaaaaaaagcttgagattggacagaagagagagaaagatggaaaaggagagacagagtaagagtgaaagaaaatatgttaatatgacATCACTTCCAGTAAAGCTACTCCCTAAATGTTCTGTAATTATTTCCCTACATAAGTAGTATATTTTAATGTGGGGACTCCCGACCACTGCTATCCCATGTAAGATTTTCTAGATCTGCCGCTGCATTTTTGCTGCCTAAGTAatttttttcttaccttttgTAACTATCTCCACTATTTTCCCTCGTTGCCATCTCATGCGCCTCTTCCTGGTCAGCACCATCATGTCCACTTTGACCTCTTCCTCTGGCAAGTCGGGACGGATCTTGGTGGTTTCATGAGAACAATGGCCAAAAGCTGATGATTCAATTATGGGGTTAGGTTCTGTCAAtatggaaaaaagacaaaatgtgtaGCGTACAACAAACCTAGGAGCTTGAAGGATTGCCAAATATGAgttgaaataaatatgtaacatttttctgttgataaaaaacatctaaatatcCACAAACCCAACCAGAAAAAGGGGGACACCTTTAAAATTGTCATGGAGTGAGTGGAGGTTCATTCGGtattttcatctgtgtgtgGTAGTAGTGATCATGTTTATGTCACGGTGTTGTTTGTGGAATTACCATGggtgttcttgttgttgttgttactgctCGTTTGTGGTGCAGGTGGTCTCGTTGTTTCAGTCTTAGTGggttttacagttttcttttcattgtttgaGGCTGAGAAATCAGAATCACTAGAATCATCCTCTGGTTCCCACTGCATATCTGAATCCGAACTGCTGTGGGATTCGTCTTCACTGTAGAACTGCTGAGGCGTCGGTGGTCGAAGAGCCCTGATCTTATATTCAGGGAGTCTGATCAGGACAACCACTGCTTTTTTTACACTGAGAGAGTCACAACCATCTTCCACGTGTGTCCTCTTGCTGGGAGTCTCATTTGTGGAGGGAACAGATTCACACAGGGATTCAGACATATCTtcgataaagaaaaacaaaagcactgGTGAAATAGTGGCATCCAAACAAACAATGgtaaaaaatgttgctttttaatTAACATAGTTATATGTGTcttaccatcatcatcatctttttctttttcagactgcatctttctcctcttctctacCCTCTCCCCGAACTCGTGCAGCTCCAGCATTCTCGGCTGCATCTCATCCAGCTCCATATtcctctgcaacacacacaaggTGTCAAATAATGACGTGCACTTAAGTAGATCCCTCATTAGACTCTACTTGCTGTGACAGTGGATGTGCCAGAGGTAAGGTGCATAAGAGCTCAACCAACATAACAGCATGAACAATATATTGTCCGCATTCATCTTATTCATGCAGATACTTTGTGTACTTATAGCCCTATTTGGCTATGTAGCAGGTGAGACAGTCACCAACACATCTTCTTTAAATCGAACACAAAACAGGTAATTGGAGTATAGTATCCTTATCTCTACCGGAAACCTGTCcccacaaaaacaggaaatgtcaTGTGTGGTGGCCTCAGCTTTACACAGAAGAACTACTCTGCAGTGACTGtaaatgtgatcgctgttattagtctttggagccatttctaacgAAACTACTGTGACCAAACTCTTCGTAACGAAAGATCATCTCACCCAGTGTAAccatgtggctcattgacgtgtcTTTAAGATATGTCAGGCTTTGCATGCACACTCAACACGGGTCAAATTCATCGTTGGTTTGGCTATGGACGTGAGATTTGTTGAcggtaagaaaaatatagaaaatcaccttTACTACAATCATGGTAAGCTCCTCATCACTCAGCAACCATTtggcatatacagtatatttagtcTGGTAAGTTTAAAGAAACTGTGgtaaagaaagtgaaagatTTGTTTGAGTAAATTCAATGTGTTGTAATTACATAAACGAATCTTTAATAACCACATTTAAGGAATAATCTGTTCTGGTTGTGAATGTTATGCACGTATGTCAAAgtatctgatttttttaaaaaatgctgataCCAATATCAGCCTCAAAATTCCAGTATTGATCAGCCCTATTGAACTAGTAAATGCTTGTCT encodes:
- the LOC137198731 gene encoding histone-lysine N-methyltransferase SETDB1-B-like isoform X1, with the translated sequence MAADKRNMELDEMQPRMLELHEFGERVEKRRKMQSEKEKDDDDDMSESLCESVPSTNETPSKRTHVEDGCDSLSVKKAVVVLIRLPEYKIRALRPPTPQQFYSEDESHSSSDSDMQWEPEDDSSDSDFSASNNEKKTVKPTKTETTRPPAPQTSSNNNNKNTHEPNPIIESSAFGHCSHETTKIRPDLPEEEVKVDMMVLTRKRRMRWQRGKIVEIVTKEDGRLKYKVSFEEKGKSLVSGHHIAFDHPPKLEQLYVGARVVVRCQDNKFRFRPGILAELPSRKNRLRFLVFIDDHTPVYVGLPLLHLVCRPLKDSLDDIPDSSHKYFMKQYIKDWPYPHLTQYRAGQTLNAELNGVQQRCEVQVVDCSLIQVVFQGDQHKEWIHRGSIRLEHMARFLELKSGEEHKDG
- the LOC137198731 gene encoding histone-lysine N-methyltransferase SETDB1-B-like isoform X2, encoding MIVVKRNMELDEMQPRMLELHEFGERVEKRRKMQSEKEKDDDDDMSESLCESVPSTNETPSKRTHVEDGCDSLSVKKAVVVLIRLPEYKIRALRPPTPQQFYSEDESHSSSDSDMQWEPEDDSSDSDFSASNNEKKTVKPTKTETTRPPAPQTSSNNNNKNTHEPNPIIESSAFGHCSHETTKIRPDLPEEEVKVDMMVLTRKRRMRWQRGKIVEIVTKEDGRLKYKVSFEEKGKSLVSGHHIAFDHPPKLEQLYVGARVVVRCQDNKFRFRPGILAELPSRKNRLRFLVFIDDHTPVYVGLPLLHLVCRPLKDSLDDIPDSSHKYFMKQYIKDWPYPHLTQYRAGQTLNAELNGVQQRCEVQVVDCSLIQVVFQGDQHKEWIHRGSIRLEHMARFLELKSGEEHKDG
- the LOC137198731 gene encoding histone-lysine N-methyltransferase SETDB1-B-like isoform X3, producing the protein MELDEMQPRMLELHEFGERVEKRRKMQSEKEKDDDDDMSESLCESVPSTNETPSKRTHVEDGCDSLSVKKAVVVLIRLPEYKIRALRPPTPQQFYSEDESHSSSDSDMQWEPEDDSSDSDFSASNNEKKTVKPTKTETTRPPAPQTSSNNNNKNTHEPNPIIESSAFGHCSHETTKIRPDLPEEEVKVDMMVLTRKRRMRWQRGKIVEIVTKEDGRLKYKVSFEEKGKSLVSGHHIAFDHPPKLEQLYVGARVVVRCQDNKFRFRPGILAELPSRKNRLRFLVFIDDHTPVYVGLPLLHLVCRPLKDSLDDIPDSSHKYFMKQYIKDWPYPHLTQYRAGQTLNAELNGVQQRCEVQVVDCSLIQVVFQGDQHKEWIHRGSIRLEHMARFLELKSGEEHKDG
- the LOC137198731 gene encoding histone-lysine N-methyltransferase SETDB1-B-like isoform X4 is translated as MAADKRNMELDEMQPRMLELHEFGERVEKRRKMQSEKEKDDDDDMSESLCESVPSTNETPSKRTHVEDGCDSLSVKKAVVVLIRLPEYKIRALRPPTPQQFYSEDESHSSSDSDMQWEPEDDSSDSDFSASNNEKKTVKPTKTETTRPPAPQTSSNNNNKNTHAFGHCSHETTKIRPDLPEEEVKVDMMVLTRKRRMRWQRGKIVEIVTKEDGRLKYKVSFEEKGKSLVSGHHIAFDHPPKLEQLYVGARVVVRCQDNKFRFRPGILAELPSRKNRLRFLVFIDDHTPVYVGLPLLHLVCRPLKDSLDDIPDSSHKYFMKQYIKDWPYPHLTQYRAGQTLNAELNGVQQRCEVQVVDCSLIQVVFQGDQHKEWIHRGSIRLEHMARFLELKSGEEHKDG